The stretch of DNA GCGAGCGAATCCACCCGCACGCCATCCAGGTACAGCCGCACGTGGTCACCGTCGAACACCGACGCCACGTGGTGCCACTCGTCCGCCGCCGGATATTCGTCGCCGTAGAAGTTGAACCAGTCGTTGTAGCTGGAACCGAAGGTGCCATCCGGTGTGGCGATCAATCGGTACATGAACGCGTTCGGCGCGCTGGCGCTCTTCATAGTCACCGGACCGAAGGCCTGCCCCACCAGGCTGGGGCCGTAGGGCATCACCCACGCCGCCTGCGTCACCGCGGTGTCCGGCGAGGAGAGGCTCGTCGAGTTCGCAACGAAAATGTACGAGTTGGTGCCGTTGAACTCGTAGGCGCCATCCGGGGTCCCGAAGCGGTCGATGGTTGGCACCACGCCACCCACCGGCGACCCGTGGTTGCCAACGCCGCTCGCGTCCAGCATGTCGAGGTTGAACGGGTACCACGCCACCAGACCCGTGGTAACGCCGGCGCGAACGGACGATGGGTTGAACAAGAGGAGTACGAACAGAATGGATGCGTAGCGCATGGCTGGTTCTCCCTTCCCGCGCGGGCGGACGGCCAAAAAAGGGGGTTCGGTCCAGCGGATTCAAGCCACCGGGATCAGTGGCATTGAAACACAGGCCACGGTTGGTTGCCGGCAGCAAGTATGGTACGCTTGACGTCTGACCCGATGCCCCGTACCCAAAAAGAAAGATGCCGAGCATGACCCCGTTTGAGAAACAGGTTGCCGCCGCACGCGCGTGGTTCGACAGCCCGCGCTTCCAGGGAATCGTCCGCCTGTACTCGCCGCGCGAGGTGGCCGAACAGCAGGGGACGATCGACAACGACTACAGCGTCGCCCGTGTGGCGGCCGAACAGTTCTACACACGGCTGCGCGAGCTCTCCGCGCAGAAGAAGTCCATTACCACCTTCGGCCCCTACTCCCCCGGCCAGGCCGTCACCATGAAGCGGCTGGGCATCGAGGGCATCTACCTGGGCGGCTGGGCCACCTCCGCCAAGGGTTCCCTCGCCGAGGATCCCGGCGCGGATCTCGCCAGCTATCCGCTGAGCCAGGTGCCGGACGAAGCGGCCCCCATCGTGCGCGCGCTGCTCACCGCGGACAAGAACCAGCATTTCCTGCGCGCGCGCATGAGCGAGGCGCAGCGCGCCGCAACCCCGCAGCACGACTTCCGCCCCTTCATCATCGCCGACGCCGACACCGGCCACGGCGGGGATGCGCACGTGCGCAATCTCATCCGCCGCTTCGTCGAGGTGGGTGTCACCGGCTACCACATCGAAGACCAGAAGGCCGGTGTCAAGAAGTGCGGCCACCAGGGCGGCAAGGTGCTGGTGAGCCAGGACGAGCAGAACAAGCGGCTCAACGCGGCCCGCTTCCAGCTGGATATCATGCGCGTGGCGGGCATCATCGTGGCGCGCACCGACGCCGAGTCGGCCACCTTCATCGAGAGTTCGGCCGACGAACGCGATCAGCCCTTCATCCTGGGCGCCACCAGCGTCGAACTTCCCCGCTACAAGGTGGGCTACCTGGCCATTTTGCGCATGCTCCACGAGCTGGGCGTGAAGGCGGTGCTGGGTCATCTGCTCTACTCGATTTCGGACCACGAGTACGCCGGCGCATCCGCGTGGCTGGAGCGCAACGGCATCACGGAGTTGATCACGGCGGGTGCGGCAACGGCTGGCGAGGACACCAGCATCGACCGCCTGCTCGACCCCATCGTCACCCGCTACCTCGAGGTGTGGCAGGCCGAGGCGGGGCTCAAGACCTACGCGCGCGCGGTGGCCGACGTGATGGAGTTCCGCATGGGTGAAGGGGAGAAGTACGACATGACGGTGGAGGCGTGGCTCGCCTTCGCGGGGCATGCCTCGTTCTACGATGCCGCCGACCGCGCCGAGGCCATGGGCATCCGCATCGTGTGGGACTACGAGTACCCGCGCACCCCCGACGGCTACTACCAGTTGAACTCGGGCATCGACTACGCCATCGCCAAGTCTCTGGCCGCGGCACCCTTTGCGGACATCCTGTGGATGGAGACCAAGACCGCCAACCTGGACGACGCGCGCAAGTACGCGGCGGCCATCCACGCCGAGTACCCTGGCAAGATGCTGGCCTACAACCTCTCCCCCTCGTTCAACTGGGACACCACCGGCATGAGCGACGATGAGATGAAACGCTTCCCCGAAGAACTGGGCAAGCTGGGGTTCGTGTTCAACTTCATCACCTACGGCGGCCACCAGATCGACGGCCTCGCCGCGGAGGATTTCGCCACCGCCCTGCAGCAGGACGGCATGCTGGCGCTCGCACGGCTGCAGCGCCGCTTCCGGCTGCTCGAGTCGCCCTACCGCACGCCGCAGACGCTGGTGGGCGGGCCGCGCCTGGACGGCGCGCTCATGGCGTCATCGGGCCGCTCCGCCACCACCAAGGCGATGGGCCGGGGCTCCACCCAGTTCCAGCACCTGGTGCAGACCGAGGTGCCGCGCAAGCTGCTCGACGAGTGGCTGGAGATGTGGCGGGCGCACTACCGGTTGCCGGGACCGCTGCACGTGGAGCTGCGGCCGCACACCGCCGGCTCGGAACTTCTGGAACTGAAGGTGGTCAAGGACGGCGGCGAAACGACGGCCAACATCATCTTTGCCAACATCCACGACCGCCGCAACCACAGCTTCCTCTCGGTGCGTAACCAGAACACCTTCGACGAGGCGCTGCGCAAGAAGCGCCTGATGACGCTCATCCACCTGTTCCTCATCCACCGCTACAAGGCGACGTCGGTGCACTACGTGAGCCCCACCGACGACGTGCACTACCAGACCGGGCGCATGAAGCACCACGGCATCTTCTCCGAGATCCACATGGAAATCGGACAGATGATCGTCGCGTCGGTCAACGCGGACCGCATCACGGAACTGCTGGAACCGGACCGGGTGGCGCTGCAGAAGCTCATCGACAAGACGGGCCCGCCGACGGTGTGATCCGGCCGGACACCCTCCCAGAAAGAGAGGGCACGGCCGCGGCCGTGCCCTCCTGAAGAGAAATCAACTGTCTCTGTTACTTGCCGGACTGGTCGTGCGGTACGGTCACCGTCACGGTGTGCTCGTCTCCGTTGCCGGAAGAGTCCTCACAGCGCACCCGAACGGAGTAGATTCGCCCGTCCCCGCCACCGGAGCGCTCGGCGCGCAACTTGAGCGTGGTGTCGCCGGTGATCATCCAGTCGGGTTCGGTGTTTCCATCACCGGTGCCGTTGCCGGCCTCGTTGGAGGTGACTTCCAAAATGGTGCACGACAGCGACTCGTCGCAGTTGTCGACGGCATCCACGAAGACGCGAACCTCTACCCACTTGTGATTCGGCGGCCACAGCATGTCCGGGCTGGCCGTTACGCTGCGGACAACCGGCGGGTCCGTGTCCGTCGCCACGGTAACCGTGAAGGTGCAGGTGGAGGTGTTGCCCGAGAAGTCCACCGCGGTGCAGACCACCTCGGTGTCTCCCACCGGGAAGATACTTCCCGAGGCAGGCTCGCACGAGACGACCGGAGCCGGGTCGCAATCGTCGGCGGCGGTGACGTCGAACTCCACCACGACGCCCTCTTCGCCCGCGCACCCGATGCTGGTGTCGGCCACGCAGGCAATGACCGGCGCGGTGTCATCGGCGGTAAAGGCCGGCAGGTCGGGCAGGAAGGCCACGCCCCGTGCCGCATTCAGCGAGTCCTGCCACGCCACCAGCAGCGACGAGAGGCCCGCCAGGTAGTCGTTCGACGATCCGGCGGGATCGTAGTCGGCGACGGAGTCCAGCAGCGACGCGGCGAGCGCGTCGTTGATGGCGGGCTGCCACTGCTGCAGAACGGGCACCAGTTCGCCGAGGTAGCCATCGACGGTGGATTCCTCCATCCACGCCGGTGGATCATCGAGCAGATCGGTGTTGCCCAGCCAGGCTTCGATGGAATCCTGCCAGGCGGGCAGAACCGGTGAAAGGTGCGATAGATAGCCCACGCCGCCGCAGTCAATCTGCAGCGACGTCGACGCGACGCGCGAGGATTGCGGGCCGGCGGGTGAACCGCCGTTGTCCCCGCAACCGACCATCATTGCCGCGACCGCAAGGGCGGCAATGGCAACGCGAATGGATAGTCTGATCATGTGGTGTCCCCCTCGATTGGGATGCCAAGTCTGTACGATGCGGCCGGAACACGAGAGGCCGCCCCTGGATTTCACCGCGGAAACAGGCGACCGTACGCAACAAATGAGGGCTTCAGTATAGCACGTCGACACCCGGCGGGAAACGTCCGGCTACGCGCGGCGGTAGACGTCGGTGGCGAGGTACTTCAAGCCGGAATCGCACATCAGCGTGACCACGGTGGCGCCGGGCCCGAGCCGCTCAGCAATGCGAATGGCAGCAACGACGTTTGCCCCCGACGATGTCCCCGCAAACAGCGCCTCCTCGCGCGCCAGGCGCCGCGCCATCTCCTTTGCGTCGCCGGTCCTGACGGGCACGATCTCGTCGATCATCGCGGGATCCCACAGCGGCGGCGTGTAACCGATTCCCACCCCTTCGATCTTGTGTGGCCCGGGTTGGTTGCCGAGCAGCACCGACGACTCCCCCGGCTCCACCGCGACGATCCTGACACCTGGTTTGTTGCGTTTGAGCACCGTGGCCACGCCGCGCGACGAGGCACCCGTCCCCACGCAATGCACGAACGCGTCGACAGCACCGTTGGTCTGGTTCCAGATCTCCTCGGCCAGGGTGAAGTAGCCCGCGATGCTGTCGTGGTTGTTGAGTTGATCGGTCCAGTACGTGTTCGGCGCCTGGCTGAGCACGCGTGCGGTCTCGATCATGTCGAGGATGAGTTTTTTGGTGGTGAGACCGCCCTCGCTGGGAACAAGCGTGAGTTCCGCGCCCAGCGCGGCCATCTGGTCGCGCTTGTCGCGGCTGAAGGCATCCGAGGTGACGATGTGGATGCGATAGCCCTTCGCCGCGCATACCAGTGCCAGCGATGCGCCGGTGCTGCCACCGGTGTACTCCACCACCGTGCCCCCGGGTTTCAGACGGCCATCGGCCTCCGCGCGTTCGATCACGGCGCGCGCCATGCGGTCTTTCATGCTTCCGGTGGGGTTCTCCCACTCGAGCTTCACAAGGACATCCGCGCAACCGGGCGGCACGACCTTGCGAAGCCGTACCAGCGACGTGTTTCCAATGGCATCGAGAACGTTCATGGAACACTCCCTCCCGGGCGGACCAGCCGGCCGGCCGCCGCAGTCTAGCGCGAATGGACGCGCCCTGTCACCGTCTGGCGCCGCGCGCGGCTCGCGGGGTGACCGGCGGTGGTAATTTGTGGTACGGTACCCGAAGGGCAAACTCGCCCGGCCGCACCATCGGCGCCGCACGTTGACGGCCCTTTTCAATTATTGACGCTGCCGGTCGACCCCGGCTCGACAGGAGATAGACATGCGCTCTCGTGTTGCACTGACCCTGCCCGTGTTGCTGCTTCTTATGGTCGCTTCGGTTCTCCCTGCGCACGCAGAAGAAGAGCCCAGTTACTTTACGCTCTCCGGCGGGTGGTCGTGGCCCTCGGGTGGCCCCATCCAGGACACGTACGAGCCGGGCTTCATCGCCGCGGCGGCGTTCCGTGTCGGCGTGGCGGAGAGCTACTTGAGCGGCATCGAGTTCGGATACGGCTGGTTCTCCCTCGACAGCGCAGGGCTGGCGAGCAAGAATTCGGGCTCGACGTTTTCCGGCGGTGACATGGGACTTCTCAGCATTACCACCGAAAACGACTATCTCTTCGGCACGCCCGGCAATCCCATGCGCCCGTTCCTGAACCTCGGCCTGGGGTACTACAAGTCGTTCATCGACGACGCCACCGAGACGAACGGTTCCACGACCTCGGACTATGACACCGGCGTCTACAAGGGCAGCTTCTTCGGATTCCATGCGGGCATCGGTGCCATGCTCAACCGGGAGCGCTTCGGGCTGCGCGTCGACGCCAACTACGAGCACCTGTTCGCCGGGGGCCCGGACCTCGAGTACTTCACCGTACGCGCCGGCATCGTGTTCTTCACGTCGGGTGTGGCGGTGGGAGCGGCACCGGCGAAGAGCGCAGACTAGCCAGGAACCGGGTCCAGCACCGGGCCGGTGAAGATGGTCGGGACAAGGCGGTAACGCCCGCTAGCGCCCGCTGTCGATCATTTTGCGCATCTGGTGGCCGATCGGCTGGTCGGGGTACAGCGCGATCATCCGATCCGCCACCGCGCGCGCTTCGGCCAGGCGGCCACCGCGAAACAGGTAGTCCGCCCAGGCGTGCATGTAGTCGAGCCGATCCGGCTCGATTTCCAGGGCGCGGCGCAGAGCCCGTCCCGCGTCGTCCTGCCTCCCCATCTGCTGCAACAGCAATCCCAGGTTGTACTGCACGCGCGCCTCACCCGGATTCAGCCAGGTGGCCCGCTGCAGCAGATCCACCGCCTCGTCGGCGTTGCCTCTCTCCACTTCCAGCAAGCCCAGCGAGTACAGCGCATCCGCGTTGTCCGGGTAGTCGCGCACGGCCTCGCGCAGTAGCGCCGCGGCTTCGTCGTTGCGCCCCTGCTGGCTCAACAGGACAGCGAGGTTCATTTTGGCGGGCAACAGCAGGTCGTCGATGGCGAGGGCCGCGCGGTAATAGCTCTCGGCTTGCGCAGCGTTTCCAAGGGCGTACTCCAGGTTGCCCAGGTTGAAATTGGAACTGGGGAAATCGAGCTCGTACGCCATCGACGCGCGATACTCGGCCAGCGCCTTGTCGAACGCCTCCTGCTGGTAGGGCTTCATGCGATCGCGCGGCACGACGGCCAGCTGCGAGACGGCTGCCATGCGTACCGCCTTCACGGGGTCGGAGAGCAGCGGGAGGAGGTGATCGACGTCCTCCTCCCCGGCGATCGGGAGGTACGCGGCCGCGGTGCGGCGCAACAGCGCCTCCTCGGAACCGGTCGCCAGTCGCAACGCAGCGATTCCGTCCGGGCGCGGCGTTTCGGCCAGCAGTTCGAGCGCCGTGGCGCGCACGATGGGCGCGTAGAGATCGCTGTCGGCGATCCGCACCAGCTCCGGCTGCGCGGATGCCTCGCCCTTGCGCGCGGCCGCAAACGCGGTCCCGAAATGCGGCTTGCGCGCCTCGCCGTACCAGCGGCGATACGCGTCGAGCGACCACTGCAGGGGCTTGTCGTCGTGACAACCCGACTGCGTGCACGCGTTGGGCACGCCGATCTTCGCGGTCAGGTCCGGGCGCGGCACGCGGAAGCTGTGGTCGGCGCGCCAGTCGATGACCATGTAGGCGCGCTCGGGCATGTGACACTTCACGCACTTTGCCCCGTCCGACTCACGGCCCTCGTAGACCTTCTTGTGAAAGTGGTGCTCGCTGGTGTCGTAGACCTCGCCCTGGTGACACTGCAGGCACAGGTCGTTGCCGTCGCGGTGCAGCTTGAGGCTGTGACTGTCGTGACAGTCGAAACAGGACACCTCCCGCGCGTACATCTTGCTCTGCAGGAACGAACCGTAGACGTACACCTCGTCCAGGATCTGTCCGTCGGGATGGTACAGGCCTTCGTCCAGCAGGCTGGGCAGCATCTGGTCGAGCAGTTCGCTGCCGGTGTGATCGTAGTCGCCCAGTTCGGCACGGCGGGAGTGGCATGGCGCGCACAGCTCCACCAGCCGCCGCGGCGCGATGCGGGCGGTGGAAACGGCGAGGCCCATCTTCTCGAGCTCCGGGCGCGCCATCGGCGCGATGCTCGCCCATGCGACGTGGCGCGAACCGGGCCCGTGACACGCTTCGCAGCCCACGTCGATGTCGGACCAGGTGGTGTGGTAGCTGTCGGTGGCGGCGTCGTAGCCCTTCTGCAGGTTGGTCGAGTGGCACTCGGCGCACATCGAGTTCCAGTTCTGGCCGCCGCGCGTCCAGTGCAACCAGTCCGTGGGCGGGATGTCCTGGTCCGGGTACTGGCGGTACCAGCGCCCGCGCACCGTGTCCCAGGTGACGCTGAGCGTCTGCAGGCGCCCGCCGGGAAACGGCACCAGGTACTGCTGCAGCGGGTCATAGCCAAATACGTACTGCACCTCGAACTCCGCCATCGCACCACCCGGCCCCTCCGTGTACACGAAGAACTTTCCGTCGCGCTTGTAGAAACGCGATGTCACGCCGCGGTAGGTGAAGGTGGCGTCGTTGAAATCGCCGAGCACGGTGGAGTCGCTGGCCACGTCCATGGCCCTGTCGTGGTCGGAGCCGCGCCAGCGGTCGTACTCGGCGCGGTGGCAGTCCACGCACGCCGCGGTGCCCACGAACGCCGGCGTGGTCTCGTCGAGTTCGTGTGAACCCTCGGGGGCCGGACGCAGGAGAGCCAGCGGTATGGTGATCACGATCACCGCCAGCGCGACGAGTCCGATGATTTCCCACCGACGCAGCGTCGTGTCGCGCGCGCCGGTGTCGCGGGGCGCGGCGCTCACGGACGCACCACCTGCGCGGCCAGGAACGACGTGCGCCGCACGAGCCGGGCAGTGTCGACCTTGACCACGCCATTCTCGATGCGAACCGGATAGAGATCGAGCGGACGCGGCGCCGGCGGCGCGAGCACCGCGCCGGTGATGTCGAAGGACGACGCGTGGCACGGGCAACGGAAACACGCCTTCCCGGCATCCCAGGGAACCGTGCAACCGAGATGGGTGCAGGTACGGTCCATGGCCAGGAAGCCACCGTCCTTGAGGCGCGCGAGGTAGAAGCGGCCCTCCGGAAATGCCGTCACGGTGTCCGGCTGGAAGCGGTCCACCGGTCCCGCGGTGATCAGCGAGGCCTCGTCATACGCGGGACCCCGCCGCGGACGCAGAAACGACGAACCGATCCACACCAGTTCGCCGGCGAGTGCCGCCGCGAGGCTTCCCCACATCCAGCGCAGAAAGTTACGGCGTGACGTCATCCGCCACCCCCCCACGGAAGGGTGAGCGCCATGCCCGGTCCCCGGAAGAACACGCCGATGATGGCGAGCGTCACAAAGCCCGTCACCAGAAACACCACCAGCGTCTGCACACACTCGTTGCGTCCCAGCCCGAACCGGCGGCGCGTCAGAACAACCACCGCGGCCGAAATCCCCGCGAGCAGCAGTGTGGGGACGACGCCGCGCACAAACCATCCGGTGTTGGCGCCCTGGGTGGAGGCGATGGCGTCATCCAGCAGCACCGCCGCCACGCACAGCACCACCGCCACCAGCGACGCCGCGCCGGCCGCCCGCCGCGCCGCCGGAGAGAGAAACCAGCGCCCGGCGGGCCCGGCGGCGTCGCCAACCCACGGCATGGCCGCGAATCCCGCAAGCGCTGCCAGCGGCAGCACCAGCACCGCAAACACCGGGTGCAGGTGGATGAGCAGTTCCTGGAAACCCATGAAGTACCACGGCGCTTTGGCCGGGTTGGGGCTCATGCCCGCGTTGGCGCGCTCCCCGATGGGAGCACCCACGAGCGCGCCCAGCACGACCACCACGGCGAGCAGCACGAGACCCTGCGCCACTTCGCGAACCAGCAGGTCGGGGAGAAACATCACTTTGGAATCCGCGGCGGCATCGGAGGCATCTGCCGGCGGTTCGACCACGCCGCCCGCCTTGCGCACACGCCAGAAGTGGAACGCCATGAGCACGATGGCCAGCACGGGCAGAACGGTGGTATGGAAGGTGTAGAAATTGAGCAGCGTGGCCGCGCCGATGTCACTCCCGCCGCGGATGATCGCCTGCAGCCCGGCCCCGATGCCCGGAACATAACCGAGCATGCCGGTGGAGATGGTGATGGCCCAGAAGGCGCGCTGATCCCACGGGAGCAGGTAGCCGGTGATCGCCGAGGCGAGCACGCCCAGGAGCAGCGCCACACCGATGATCCAGTTGACGCGCCGCGGGCGATGATAGCCACCCGTCAGGATGACCCGCATCACGTGCAACAGAACGACCGCGACCAGGAGATTGGCGCTCCAGTAGTGCACGCCGCGCACAAGGGAGCCAAAGCGCACGCGGGTCATCATGGTGCGCACGGAGTCGTAGGCCACGTCGGGGACGGGCTGGTAGACCAGCAGCATGAGGATGCCGGTGGATGCGAGCGTGAGCCACAGGAGCAGCGAGGACCCGCCAAGCCCGAAGGTGTGGGCCCAGCGCACCGCGCGGCGCGGAATCCGGATGGGACGCAGGTGAAAGAGAAACGTGCCGCGCGTCAGGCGCGCCCGTTCGCGGTCGGTGGGAGGCAGAATCCCACGATTCACGTCACCGGCGGATGTCTTCATGCGGGCCGATTCTCTCACATGGCCCGCGTACGCGCCAAGCGCCCCTTAACTAAAACGAGCCCGCGCCCACTTCGACCACGTATCCAAACTCGTTGATCTGCATGGCGCCGAAGTTCCGGACCCCAAAGCGGAAGCCCCAGAAGTCCGAACCCAGTCTCCGAACAATCTTCAAGGGCGTGTGCGTCATGTTCACCCTGAACTTGAGACCCGTTTCAAGTTGAAAGTCATCGTGGGTCGACGTGATCCCGTTCGCATCGGTAACTTTTCTCCATTCCACACCAACCGCGAAGTACGGGTCGATCCACCGTGACGCCGACGGGGTGTAGAGGGCGGTCCAGCCGATGTCCTCGAGGTTTTTCCCGGTGAGGTATAGACGATGGACGATGTAACCACCCCCGAGCGGGTCCTCCATGTTCTTCACGATCCAGAACGGAAAGGTAAGGGAAATGCCGGCGTAGCCGTCCATGCGCAGCGCGACACCGAACGACTTGGCAAACGACTCGTCGCCGATCCACTTCCCGAAGTTGTCAAGGCTGTTCACCTCCGACACCTCCGGCCAGTCCGGATACCCCTTGTCCGCGATGAATGGCTTCAGGTGCGCGTCCGCTCGCTCATCAGACGGAAAGGGGCGCAGGTCATAGATCGCATTGTGCGGGGAATACACGCCGTCTTCCTCGCACCGGGCGCGGCGGGGGCTGTCCTCCGGAAGCGGCGGAAAGACGCGCGTGTTCTCGAATCGCACCTTCGCCATCCACGACTGCCAGCTGGC from Candidatus Krumholzibacteriia bacterium encodes:
- a CDS encoding cysteine synthase family protein, which encodes MNVLDAIGNTSLVRLRKVVPPGCADVLVKLEWENPTGSMKDRMARAVIERAEADGRLKPGGTVVEYTGGSTGASLALVCAAKGYRIHIVTSDAFSRDKRDQMAALGAELTLVPSEGGLTTKKLILDMIETARVLSQAPNTYWTDQLNNHDSIAGYFTLAEEIWNQTNGAVDAFVHCVGTGASSRGVATVLKRNKPGVRIVAVEPGESSVLLGNQPGPHKIEGVGIGYTPPLWDPAMIDEIVPVRTGDAKEMARRLAREEALFAGTSSGANVVAAIRIAERLGPGATVVTLMCDSGLKYLATDVYRRA
- a CDS encoding LamG domain-containing protein gives rise to the protein MRYASILFVLLLFNPSSVRAGVTTGLVAWYPFNLDMLDASGVGNHGSPVGGVVPTIDRFGTPDGAYEFNGTNSYIFVANSTSLSSPDTAVTQAAWVMPYGPSLVGQAFGPVTMKSASAPNAFMYRLIATPDGTFGSSYNDWFNFYGDEYPAADEWHHVASVFDGDHVRLYLDGVRVDSLAAPLTITPGPQDLTIGGDIPGILEIFNGKIDDVRIYSRALTDDDVAELCSCGSTGVGDTGRGRCVCADMRTTTRATAATSTRLRCAGPISRKSPAWA
- a CDS encoding porin family protein produces the protein MRSRVALTLPVLLLLMVASVLPAHAEEEPSYFTLSGGWSWPSGGPIQDTYEPGFIAAAAFRVGVAESYLSGIEFGYGWFSLDSAGLASKNSGSTFSGGDMGLLSITTENDYLFGTPGNPMRPFLNLGLGYYKSFIDDATETNGSTTSDYDTGVYKGSFFGFHAGIGAMLNRERFGLRVDANYEHLFAGGPDLEYFTVRAGIVFFTSGVAVGAAPAKSAD
- a CDS encoding Rieske (2Fe-2S) protein; its protein translation is MTSRRNFLRWMWGSLAAALAGELVWIGSSFLRPRRGPAYDEASLITAGPVDRFQPDTVTAFPEGRFYLARLKDGGFLAMDRTCTHLGCTVPWDAGKACFRCPCHASSFDITGAVLAPPAPRPLDLYPVRIENGVVKVDTARLVRRTSFLAAQVVRP
- the aceA gene encoding isocitrate lyase ICL2 yields the protein MPSMTPFEKQVAAARAWFDSPRFQGIVRLYSPREVAEQQGTIDNDYSVARVAAEQFYTRLRELSAQKKSITTFGPYSPGQAVTMKRLGIEGIYLGGWATSAKGSLAEDPGADLASYPLSQVPDEAAPIVRALLTADKNQHFLRARMSEAQRAATPQHDFRPFIIADADTGHGGDAHVRNLIRRFVEVGVTGYHIEDQKAGVKKCGHQGGKVLVSQDEQNKRLNAARFQLDIMRVAGIIVARTDAESATFIESSADERDQPFILGATSVELPRYKVGYLAILRMLHELGVKAVLGHLLYSISDHEYAGASAWLERNGITELITAGAATAGEDTSIDRLLDPIVTRYLEVWQAEAGLKTYARAVADVMEFRMGEGEKYDMTVEAWLAFAGHASFYDAADRAEAMGIRIVWDYEYPRTPDGYYQLNSGIDYAIAKSLAAAPFADILWMETKTANLDDARKYAAAIHAEYPGKMLAYNLSPSFNWDTTGMSDDEMKRFPEELGKLGFVFNFITYGGHQIDGLAAEDFATALQQDGMLALARLQRRFRLLESPYRTPQTLVGGPRLDGALMASSGRSATTKAMGRGSTQFQHLVQTEVPRKLLDEWLEMWRAHYRLPGPLHVELRPHTAGSELLELKVVKDGGETTANIIFANIHDRRNHSFLSVRNQNTFDEALRKKRLMTLIHLFLIHRYKATSVHYVSPTDDVHYQTGRMKHHGIFSEIHMEIGQMIVASVNADRITELLEPDRVALQKLIDKTGPPTV
- a CDS encoding tetratricopeptide repeat protein, which encodes MSAAPRDTGARDTTLRRWEIIGLVALAVIVITIPLALLRPAPEGSHELDETTPAFVGTAACVDCHRAEYDRWRGSDHDRAMDVASDSTVLGDFNDATFTYRGVTSRFYKRDGKFFVYTEGPGGAMAEFEVQYVFGYDPLQQYLVPFPGGRLQTLSVTWDTVRGRWYRQYPDQDIPPTDWLHWTRGGQNWNSMCAECHSTNLQKGYDAATDSYHTTWSDIDVGCEACHGPGSRHVAWASIAPMARPELEKMGLAVSTARIAPRRLVELCAPCHSRRAELGDYDHTGSELLDQMLPSLLDEGLYHPDGQILDEVYVYGSFLQSKMYAREVSCFDCHDSHSLKLHRDGNDLCLQCHQGEVYDTSEHHFHKKVYEGRESDGAKCVKCHMPERAYMVIDWRADHSFRVPRPDLTAKIGVPNACTQSGCHDDKPLQWSLDAYRRWYGEARKPHFGTAFAAARKGEASAQPELVRIADSDLYAPIVRATALELLAETPRPDGIAALRLATGSEEALLRRTAAAYLPIAGEEDVDHLLPLLSDPVKAVRMAAVSQLAVVPRDRMKPYQQEAFDKALAEYRASMAYELDFPSSNFNLGNLEYALGNAAQAESYYRAALAIDDLLLPAKMNLAVLLSQQGRNDEAAALLREAVRDYPDNADALYSLGLLEVERGNADEAVDLLQRATWLNPGEARVQYNLGLLLQQMGRQDDAGRALRRALEIEPDRLDYMHAWADYLFRGGRLAEARAVADRMIALYPDQPIGHQMRKMIDSGR
- a CDS encoding HYR domain-containing protein; amino-acid sequence: MIRLSIRVAIAALAVAAMMVGCGDNGGSPAGPQSSRVASTSLQIDCGGVGYLSHLSPVLPAWQDSIEAWLGNTDLLDDPPAWMEESTVDGYLGELVPVLQQWQPAINDALAASLLDSVADYDPAGSSNDYLAGLSSLLVAWQDSLNAARGVAFLPDLPAFTADDTAPVIACVADTSIGCAGEEGVVVEFDVTAADDCDPAPVVSCEPASGSIFPVGDTEVVCTAVDFSGNTSTCTFTVTVATDTDPPVVRSVTASPDMLWPPNHKWVEVRVFVDAVDNCDESLSCTILEVTSNEAGNGTGDGNTEPDWMITGDTTLKLRAERSGGGDGRIYSVRVRCEDSSGNGDEHTVTVTVPHDQSGK
- a CDS encoding cytochrome b N-terminal domain-containing protein; the encoded protein is MKTSAGDVNRGILPPTDRERARLTRGTFLFHLRPIRIPRRAVRWAHTFGLGGSSLLLWLTLASTGILMLLVYQPVPDVAYDSVRTMMTRVRFGSLVRGVHYWSANLLVAVVLLHVMRVILTGGYHRPRRVNWIIGVALLLGVLASAITGYLLPWDQRAFWAITISTGMLGYVPGIGAGLQAIIRGGSDIGAATLLNFYTFHTTVLPVLAIVLMAFHFWRVRKAGGVVEPPADASDAAADSKVMFLPDLLVREVAQGLVLLAVVVVLGALVGAPIGERANAGMSPNPAKAPWYFMGFQELLIHLHPVFAVLVLPLAALAGFAAMPWVGDAAGPAGRWFLSPAARRAAGAASLVAVVLCVAAVLLDDAIASTQGANTGWFVRGVVPTLLLAGISAAVVVLTRRRFGLGRNECVQTLVVFLVTGFVTLAIIGVFFRGPGMALTLPWGGGG